The window AGCCAGGGCCGCGTGCACCGGCAGCTTGCCGGGGGCGATGTGACGGTCGGACAGCACCAGCAGCACCTTGCCGGCGCGCACGGCTTCCTCGGCTTGGTCGGCGATGTTGCGCACGGCCGCTTCGAGGCCGACGGACTCGTCGTAGTTCAGGTCGATGTGATGACGATCGAAGCCCGGACGCTCCAGGTTCATCAGGGTCCGCCACTTGGCCGGGGAGATCACCGGGGTGGTCAGGATCGCCTGATTGGCGTGGTGCGGGGACTCTTCGAAGATGTTCTGCTCGATGCCCAGACAGGTTTCCAGGGACATCACGATCGCTTCGCGCAGCGGGTCGATCGGCGGGTTGGTAACCTGCGCGAAGACCTGGCGGAAGTAGTCGTAGGGCGAGCGAATGCGCTTGGACAGCACCGCCATCGGGGTGTCGTCGCCCATCGAGCCGACCGCTTCCTGGCCCTGCTCGGCGAGCGGGCGCAGCACTTGGTCACGCTCCTCGAAGGTGACCTGGAACATTTTCATGTACTGCTTGAGCTGGTCGCCGTCGTAGCTGGCAACGCCCTGATCATCGTCCAGGGTGGCCTGGATGCGCAGCGCGCTCTGGCGCAGCCACTGCTTGTACGGGTGGCGCGACTTCAGGCGATTGTCGATGTCCTCGGTCTGCAGCAGCTGGCCGGTCTCGGTGTCCACCGCGAGGATCTGGCCTGGGCCGACGCGGCCCTTGGCGATGACGTCCTCGGGCTTGTAATCCCACACGCCGATTTCCGAGGCGAGGGTGATGTAGCCGTTCTTGGTGGTAACCCAGCGCGACGGGCGAAGGCCGTTGCGGTCGAGCAGGCAGACGGCGTAGCGGCCGTCGGTCAGCACGACGCCGGCGGGGCCGTCCCACGGCTCCATGTGCAGCGAGTTGAATTCGTAGAACGCGCGCAGGTCGGCGTCCATGGTCTCGACGTTCTGCCAGGCCGGCGGAATGATCATGCGCAGGCCACGGAACATGTCCATGCCGCCGGTGACCATCAGCTCGAGCATGTTGTCCATGCTGGAGGAGTCCGAACCCACGCGGTTGACCAGCGGGCCGAGCTCGTCCAGGTCAGGCATCCACTCGTTGGTGAACTTGCCGCGACGGGCCTGGGCCCAGTTGCGGTTGCCGGTGATGGTGTTGATCTCGCCGTTGTGCGCCAGCAGGCGGAACGGCTGGGCCAGCGGCCACTTGGGCAGGGTGTTGGTCGAGAAGCGCTGGTGGAAGACGCAGATGGCGGTCTTCAGGCGCTCATCGGAGAGGTCCGGATAGAAGGCGGCGAGGTCCGCCGGCATCATCAGGCCCTTATAGATGATGGTCTTGTGCGAGAAGCTGCAGACGTAGTGATCGGCGTCCTCGGCGTTGGCCACGGAAGAACGGCGACGGGAGCTGAACAGCTTGACCGCGAATTCCTGGTCGGACAGGCCTTCGCCGCCGATGAATACCTGCTCGATCTGCGGCAGGCGCTCCAGCGCCAGGCGACCCAGGACGCTGGTGTCGATCGGCACCTTGCGCCAGCCGACCAGTTTCAGGCCTGCACGCTCGATCTCGCGATTCATGTTCGCGCGGGCGGCTTCGGCTTTCACCGGGTCCTGGTTGAAGAAGACCATGCCCACGGCGTACTGCGCGGGCAGCTCGACACCGAAGGTCTCCTGGGCGACGGCGCGCAGGAATTGGTCGGGCTTCTGGATCAGCAGCCCACAGCCGTCCCCGGTTTTCCCGTCCGCGTTGATCCCACCTCGGTGGGTCATGCAGGTCAGTGCTTCGATGGCGGTTTGCAGAAGTTCATGGCTTGCCTCGCCCGTCATATGGGCGATCAGGCCGAATCCGCAGTTATCCTTGAACGTCTCAGGATGGTACAGACCTGCTTTCATAGGGAACTCTCACCGGCAAAACTTTTTTAATTTCCAGGGTCTGCTGACGTTTCGCCATCGCCCTGTTTCGCCTTTGCTGGCTTGTTTCCCGCGCACCTCAAAGGCACGGGCCGCATCTGACGTGCAGCGCCGTTCTAGCCCCTGGTTCACCTGGAATGACCGATCCGCGTCGTTTGCCACGTCTTACCCAACGTGGCGGCGGTTCCGGTCCTGGCCATGACGAAACGTCAGCAGACCCTCTATCAAGCGCTTTGCCTGTCTACTCGCTCAAGCGGCAAGTTTCCGATAGGCAAAGGGAGGTCATTGTACACACGGCGCGACTGACGTCACTTATTTTTTTGACGCACTGCCGACACCCGATGTCGCATTTTTATAAGAATGCAGCGAAAGAAACAACCCAATAAAAAAGCCGAGCCCCATGGCGTGGGGCTCGGCTTTTTCATTACTACGACAGTGCGACCTTTCAGCGCGCCCCGGCGATGTCCTGCTGGATGCTGGAGAAGGGACGCGCCCAGGGCTTGGAAGCCTGGATCTTTGCCGGCAGCTTCTTGATCGCTGCCTGTGCGGCCGTGCGGTCAGCGAAGCTGCCGTAAGTCACGACGTAGAACGGCTTGCCCTGCAGGTTCTTGCGGAAGTAGCGGTAGTCGCCACCACCCTGCTGGCTGATGAAGGCCTTGGCGCTGGCTTCCGAGCCGGTGCCCAGCACCTGCACGGAGTAGCGAGAACCTGCCTGGGACTGGTACCAACTACTGCTGCCGGCGCTGCCGGTGGCCGCTGCGGGTTTGCTGGCCGAGGCCGGCTTGGCGCTGGCAACGGTGGTGGCGGGCTTGGTCGCTGCCGGCTTGGCCGCCGGAGTAGGCTTGGCCGAAGCTGTGGCGGCGGGTTTGACCGGTTGCGGGGCTGCGGCCTGGGTCGGCGCGGGCTTCGGAGTCGGTTGGGCCACTGGCTGCGACTGGGTCGGCGCCGGCGGCACCGGGTTCAGCGGAGCCGGGCCATTGTTGGCCAGCGGCGTTACCGGCGGCGCGGAGGTCGTCACGGTCGGCGGAATGGCCGCGGACGGCATACCGCCTTCATCGGCATCTTCCTGGCCGCCGGCCTGGGCCATCGGTTCGCGGATCACCGGCTGGCTCTCGCCCACCAGTGGCAGCGGCAGCGGCTGATTAGAACCGGCGAACTCGACAGACGGGCCAGCACCCTGAGCATCCGGCGTCGGCTGGGCGCCCGGTTGCGGGGCGGCGCCGCCCAGCGGCAGCTGGGAAGAGGTTTGCGCAGCGGTGTTATTGGCGGACTCTGGCTTGCTGGTCTTGCCCTGCATGAACCAGGCAGCGATGACGCCGATGGCGACCACACCCAGGATCGCCAAATGCTTTTTCGGCAGCTTGAAGCCTGGGCCAGCCGCCTTGCGAGCGCCACCGCGGTCAGCCAGCATCGCCTCGATCATGGCGTCGCGAGCGCTCTGGTTGATCGCTCCCGGCCAGCCGCCGGACTGCTCGTGAATGTCGGCCAACAGGTCAGCGGAAATCAGTTCGATGCCCTGCCCGGCACCTTCCAGGCGCTGCGCCAGGTACTCGCGGGTTTCCTCTTCGCTGTAGGGCTGCAGTTCAATGGCATGAAAACGCTCCTCGCCTTCGGACAGCACCTCCAGACGCGACAGCAGCGCCGGCTCGCCGAACAGGAAGACGTGCAGGCGCGCCTCGGTGTTGCCGGCAGCCAGAAGCAGCAGCACTTCCAGTGCGTCATCGCGCAGTTGCTCGGCATCGTCCACCAGCAGGTAAACGTCCTGCCCAGTGATCGCCAGTTGGGCGACCTTGGCCAGGATGGGCTCGAGGCTGGTCTGGGTGATGCCCAGGCCCTGGGCCAGTTGGCGCAGCAGGGTGGCCTCGTCGGTGACCGAGCGGCCGGAGATGACCACGCTGGAGACCGCGTCCTTGTTAGTGCTGGCCACCAGCGCCTGGCGCAGCAGCGTCTTGCCGCTGCCCAGCGGGCCGGTCACGGCCAGCAGCAGGTGGCTATAGCGCGCCAGGTGGTGCAGCTGGCCCAGTACGGGCTTGCGCTGCGCCGGGAAGAACTTGAAGCCGGGAACCCGCGGTGCGAACGGGTCATGGCTGAACTGGTAGTGGGCCAGGAAGGCCTCGTCGGCATGCAAACTGGACATGGGACCTCAGTGTTCTCCTGCCTGACCGACCAGTGCCTGGTAGTCAGTGCGCAGTGTTTCTTCCAGAATCTCACGGGGGAATTCGGCGGTCACGACCGCGCCCCCCAGCCCTTGGAGCAAGACCAGACGCAAACGGCCATCGAGCACTTTCTTGTCGACGGCCATGTGCTCGAGAAAATGCTCGGCGTTCATTTCCTGCGGTGGGACCACCGGCAGCTTCGCCGCGGCCAGCAGACGGATACCGCGGTCGAGCTCGGCCTTTGTCAGCCATCCCAGCCGATGCGACATCTCGAGTGCCATCACGGTTCCCGCACCCACGGCCTCTCCGTGCAACCAGACGCCATAACCCATATGGGTCTCGATGGCGTGGCCGAAGGTATGGCCGAGGTTGAGGGTTGCGCGGACGCCGGTTTCCTTCTCGTCGGCGCCGACCACGCGGGCCTTGGCGGCGCAGGAGCGCTCGATGGCCTCGGTCAGCGCAGTCGGCTCCAGCGCCAGCAGGTCATCCATGTGCGCCTCCAGCCAGGTCAGGAACGGCTCGTCGCAGATGAAGCCGTACTTGATGACTTCCGCCAGACCGGCGGACAGTTCGCGTGGCGGCAGTGTGCGCAAGGTGGTGGTGTCGATGACCACGGCCTGAGGCTGGTAGAACGCGCCGATCATGTTCTTGCCCAGCGGGTGGTTGATGCCGGTCTTGCCGCCCACCGAGGAATCCACCTGGGACAGCAGGGTGGTCGGCACCTGGATGAAGTCGACGCCGCGCTGGTAACAGGCAGCGGCGAAGCCGGTCATGTCGCCGATGACGCCGCCGCCCAGGGCGATCAGGGTGGTCTTGCGGTCGTGGCGCGCCTTGAGCAGCTCATCGAAGATCAGCTGCAGGGTTTCCCACTGTTTATAGGCCTCACCGTCAGGCAGCACGACCGAGGTGATCTTGTAGCCAGCCAGGGTTTTCTGCAGTCGATCCAGGTACAGCGGCGCGATGGTTTCGTTGGTGACGATGGCTACCTGACGGCCGCGGATATGCGGCTCGAAGTAGTGCGGATCATCCAGCAGCCCCTCACCGATGTAGATCGGGTAGCTGCGATCGGCCAGATCGACATTGAGTGTGCGCATGAAACCCCCAGGCAAGAAAGGGGACTAGGATACCGCAGATTGGAGCGCCGTTAATGGCGCTCCAACTCACGCAAGCGCTCCAGAATCTCCAGAACCACGAGGCGCGGCGGCCGCTCGTCGGTTTCGATGATCACATCGGCGATTTCGCGATACAGCGGATCGCGCAGCTGCATGAGGTCACGGAGGATCTGGTCCGGATTGGGCTTCTGCAGCAGCGGACGGTTCTTGTCGCGTGCAGTTCGGGAAATCTGCTGCTCGACCGAGGCGTGCAGGTAGATGACCTGGCCGCCAGCCTTGAGTATCTGGCGGTTGGCGTCACGCATGACTGCGCCGCCGCCGGTGGCGATCACCATGCCACCGGCGGCGCATAGCTCGGCAAGCATCGACTGCTCACGCTCGCGGAAGCCTGCCTCGCCCTCGACATCGAATATCCAGGGGATGTTGGCTCCGCAGCGCTGCTCGATCTCTTTATCCGAATCCTTGAAAACGAGGTGAAGCTCTTTGGCGAGAAGACGCCCGATGGTGCTTTTCCCAGCCCCCATCGGGCCTACCAGAATCAAATTGGACACGACATTGATCAACGGCCGACTGCAAAGGCCTGATTATTCATGATCCGCGG of the Pseudomonas sp. PSE14 genome contains:
- a CDS encoding AAA family ATPase, translating into MSSLHADEAFLAHYQFSHDPFAPRVPGFKFFPAQRKPVLGQLHHLARYSHLLLAVTGPLGSGKTLLRQALVASTNKDAVSSVVISGRSVTDEATLLRQLAQGLGITQTSLEPILAKVAQLAITGQDVYLLVDDAEQLRDDALEVLLLLAAGNTEARLHVFLFGEPALLSRLEVLSEGEERFHAIELQPYSEEETREYLAQRLEGAGQGIELISADLLADIHEQSGGWPGAINQSARDAMIEAMLADRGGARKAAGPGFKLPKKHLAILGVVAIGVIAAWFMQGKTSKPESANNTAAQTSSQLPLGGAAPQPGAQPTPDAQGAGPSVEFAGSNQPLPLPLVGESQPVIREPMAQAGGQEDADEGGMPSAAIPPTVTTSAPPVTPLANNGPAPLNPVPPAPTQSQPVAQPTPKPAPTQAAAPQPVKPAATASAKPTPAAKPAATKPATTVASAKPASASKPAAATGSAGSSSWYQSQAGSRYSVQVLGTGSEASAKAFISQQGGGDYRYFRKNLQGKPFYVVTYGSFADRTAAQAAIKKLPAKIQASKPWARPFSSIQQDIAGAR
- the aroB gene encoding 3-dehydroquinate synthase; the encoded protein is MRTLNVDLADRSYPIYIGEGLLDDPHYFEPHIRGRQVAIVTNETIAPLYLDRLQKTLAGYKITSVVLPDGEAYKQWETLQLIFDELLKARHDRKTTLIALGGGVIGDMTGFAAACYQRGVDFIQVPTTLLSQVDSSVGGKTGINHPLGKNMIGAFYQPQAVVIDTTTLRTLPPRELSAGLAEVIKYGFICDEPFLTWLEAHMDDLLALEPTALTEAIERSCAAKARVVGADEKETGVRATLNLGHTFGHAIETHMGYGVWLHGEAVGAGTVMALEMSHRLGWLTKAELDRGIRLLAAAKLPVVPPQEMNAEHFLEHMAVDKKVLDGRLRLVLLQGLGGAVVTAEFPREILEETLRTDYQALVGQAGEH
- the aroK gene encoding shikimate kinase AroK: MSNLILVGPMGAGKSTIGRLLAKELHLVFKDSDKEIEQRCGANIPWIFDVEGEAGFREREQSMLAELCAAGGMVIATGGGAVMRDANRQILKAGGQVIYLHASVEQQISRTARDKNRPLLQKPNPDQILRDLMQLRDPLYREIADVIIETDERPPRLVVLEILERLRELERH